One window of the Staphylococcus equorum genome contains the following:
- a CDS encoding sensor histidine kinase, which produces MRLGTRIQLYITVMTVILIICVNIFVYVIFKHFSIASELNQLEARSINIIEEIKKSDNRTNQEIMNNSYILSDGYISVIDKNDKAKVNFTTNVDYNNIQQPFQSKQYKKTVAYKGHHFAMISLPIVWEHGEVVNLQLYENVDFKYESFQILKWILIGSVILLLIVIFYLNRVITNIITQPILKLSKHIKETQETKDYLPVEVQQNDSYELQELSTSFNDMMNKLKEHDERQQAFIMNASHELKTPITVINSYSQMLQRFGKKDQKTLDESIHAIGDEAKKMKYLTEQLLYYAQITKNKTESSLEYENIVELIEEITHRLKHVYKQDIKVEVACESYEAWLNISLFKQLIHIFLDNAHKYGESLIIVRISDNKDSFNIEIMDDGIGIPESDLPHIFTRFYRVDKARSRSTGGSGLGLSIAQEIATQQNIVIDVKSEVNKGSSFILTVPKGVKK; this is translated from the coding sequence ATGAGATTAGGAACTAGAATCCAGTTGTATATCACCGTGATGACCGTAATTTTGATTATTTGTGTGAACATCTTTGTGTATGTTATTTTCAAACATTTTTCAATAGCTTCTGAGCTAAATCAACTTGAAGCACGTAGTATTAATATTATAGAAGAAATTAAAAAATCGGATAATAGAACGAATCAAGAAATTATGAATAACAGTTACATACTTTCTGATGGCTACATCAGCGTTATTGATAAGAACGATAAAGCCAAAGTGAATTTCACGACTAATGTAGATTATAATAATATCCAACAACCCTTTCAAAGTAAGCAATATAAAAAAACCGTTGCTTATAAAGGTCATCATTTTGCAATGATTTCCTTGCCTATCGTTTGGGAACATGGTGAAGTCGTCAATTTACAGCTTTATGAAAATGTAGACTTTAAGTATGAATCCTTTCAAATTTTAAAATGGATTTTAATCGGCTCAGTTATATTATTACTAATAGTTATTTTTTACTTGAATAGAGTAATCACCAATATTATCACGCAACCGATTTTGAAATTAAGTAAGCACATCAAAGAAACACAAGAAACCAAAGATTATTTACCTGTAGAAGTACAACAAAATGATTCGTATGAATTGCAGGAATTATCTACTTCCTTTAATGACATGATGAACAAATTGAAAGAACACGACGAGAGACAACAAGCATTTATTATGAATGCGTCACATGAATTAAAAACACCAATTACAGTTATAAACTCTTATAGTCAAATGTTGCAGCGATTTGGAAAGAAAGATCAAAAAACATTAGATGAAAGTATCCATGCTATTGGTGATGAAGCCAAAAAAATGAAATATTTAACAGAACAATTATTATATTATGCTCAAATAACTAAAAATAAGACGGAAAGTAGTCTTGAATATGAAAATATAGTGGAATTAATTGAAGAAATCACACATCGTTTAAAGCATGTATATAAACAAGATATAAAAGTAGAAGTAGCTTGTGAATCTTATGAAGCTTGGCTAAATATTTCTTTATTCAAGCAATTAATACACATATTTTTAGATAATGCGCACAAATATGGTGAATCACTTATTATTGTCAGAATTTCTGATAATAAAGATTCATTCAACATTGAAATTATGGATGACGGTATAGGTATTCCAGAATCTGACTTGCCTCATATTTTCACTCGCTTTTATCGTGTAGATAAAGCACGGTCACGTAGCACTGGCGGTTCAGGTTTAGGGTTGTCCATTGCGCAAGAAATTGCCACACAACAAAATATAGTGATTGATGTAAAAAGCGAAGTAAATAAAGGATCATCCTTTATTTTAACTGTGCCTAAAGGAGTCAAAAAATGA
- the chrA gene encoding chromate efflux transporter, with protein sequence MKYLEVFLVALRLGCTSFGGPTAHLGYFYDEYVKRRKWLTEQQYTNLVALCQFLPGPASSQVGFGIGITKAGLLGGVISFIGFTLPSVIVLMLCATLLLAYSSDLGWTHGLKLVAVAIVLNAIIGMGKKLLPDVKTKLLALFTLVMAVTVIHPMSQLGALIIVALAGLILFKENDESKPSIKIFNIPKLVGVIALTLFFSFLLILPIINFFTTNSWVSMIDHFYRSGALVFGGGHVVLPLLEQAFVATDMISANDFLTGYALTQAVPGPLFTFAAYIGTVMSGIPGGIVATIAIFLPAFLLLIGVLPFWEHVQSNRYAKAMLKAVSAGVVGILIAALYDPIFTSSVNSHMDFAFAAILFVLLAYCKAPSWLIVILGLALGIMFY encoded by the coding sequence ATGAAATATCTTGAAGTCTTTTTGGTCGCGCTAAGATTAGGTTGTACATCTTTTGGTGGTCCAACAGCACATCTCGGTTACTTCTATGATGAATACGTTAAACGTAGGAAGTGGCTCACAGAACAGCAATATACAAATTTAGTCGCGTTATGTCAGTTTTTACCTGGTCCTGCAAGTAGCCAAGTCGGTTTTGGTATCGGCATAACGAAGGCAGGTTTACTTGGTGGTGTTATTTCATTTATTGGTTTTACATTGCCTTCAGTCATTGTATTAATGCTTTGTGCGACGCTGCTCCTTGCTTACAGCAGTGATTTAGGTTGGACGCATGGCTTGAAATTAGTTGCAGTTGCCATCGTGCTTAATGCCATTATTGGCATGGGCAAGAAACTTTTGCCTGATGTGAAAACAAAGCTTCTTGCACTATTTACCTTAGTTATGGCAGTCACAGTGATTCACCCTATGTCACAATTGGGTGCATTGATTATCGTGGCGCTTGCTGGATTAATACTCTTTAAAGAAAATGATGAAAGTAAACCATCAATAAAGATATTCAATATTCCTAAACTGGTTGGTGTTATTGCACTTACACTCTTTTTCAGTTTTTTATTAATTTTACCTATTATTAATTTCTTCACAACCAATTCATGGGTGAGTATGATTGATCATTTTTATCGCTCAGGTGCACTTGTTTTCGGTGGCGGCCATGTTGTTCTACCATTATTAGAACAAGCATTTGTCGCAACAGATATGATCAGTGCGAACGACTTTTTAACAGGGTACGCATTAACACAGGCAGTGCCGGGTCCATTATTTACCTTTGCAGCATATATCGGTACCGTTATGTCTGGCATTCCAGGTGGCATTGTCGCAACAATCGCTATTTTTTTACCTGCCTTTTTACTATTAATTGGCGTTTTACCATTTTGGGAACACGTGCAGTCGAATCGTTATGCTAAAGCAATGTTAAAAGCGGTCAGTGCTGGTGTAGTTGGTATTCTAATTGCAGCACTGTATGATCCTATTTTTACATCATCCGTCAATTCACATATGGATTTCGCATTTGCTGCCATATTATTTGTATTACTAGCATACTGTAAAGCACCGTCATGGCTAATTGTAATTTTAGGATTAGCACTGGGTATCATGTTTTATTAA
- a CDS encoding glycerate kinase, whose translation MKFTVIPSGFKESLSAEEVGYAIEKGIKRVNSNYEVNVIPMVDGGEGFVESIIKIRNGYKIMTHVTGPVGQRIQSYFGVFKEGKETVAVIEMAAIAGLRHVPKTQRNPLYTTTYGVGQMIIKALDYGVDRIIIGCGDSGTSDGGVGMAQAIGVKFYNKHGEAVYIDGGVDIDKIHDLDLSNIDSRVSTTPIDVAVNWSNILCGDKGVARVFGPQKGASQEDVEHLSNNLYHLAALIKQHTNKDLRYAEGTGASGGLGAGLIAFANATLHPRFDLIKNYIQIESNLESTDIVITAEGCIDYQTPNGKVPAEVARIAKNHNKPVIAFAGTIGKGAKINYQSGIDAFSSIIPEPATLENAINDADKWLEGSVESAIRYIMIGMNLFKAREQQKQKLKEVVTDAS comes from the coding sequence ATGAAATTTACAGTTATTCCATCAGGTTTTAAGGAAAGTTTAAGTGCAGAAGAAGTTGGTTATGCAATTGAAAAAGGTATTAAACGTGTCAATTCAAATTATGAAGTGAACGTTATACCTATGGTTGATGGTGGCGAAGGTTTCGTAGAATCTATTATTAAAATTAGAAATGGTTATAAAATAATGACTCATGTCACTGGCCCTGTCGGACAACGCATCCAATCTTACTTTGGCGTATTTAAAGAAGGGAAAGAAACTGTAGCTGTGATTGAAATGGCTGCAATTGCAGGGTTAAGACATGTCCCTAAGACACAAAGAAACCCATTATACACAACAACTTATGGCGTAGGTCAAATGATTATTAAAGCACTTGATTACGGTGTAGATAGAATAATTATAGGTTGTGGCGATTCTGGTACATCTGATGGTGGCGTAGGTATGGCTCAAGCTATTGGCGTTAAATTTTATAATAAGCATGGCGAGGCAGTTTACATTGATGGTGGCGTTGATATTGATAAAATTCATGACTTAGATTTAAGCAATATAGACAGCCGAGTATCAACAACACCAATTGATGTTGCTGTAAATTGGTCTAATATATTATGTGGTGATAAAGGCGTTGCACGAGTATTTGGTCCTCAAAAAGGGGCGTCACAAGAGGACGTAGAACATTTATCAAATAATTTATATCATTTAGCTGCTTTAATTAAGCAACATACAAATAAAGATTTACGTTATGCAGAAGGTACAGGGGCATCAGGTGGTCTTGGAGCCGGTCTCATCGCTTTCGCTAATGCAACATTGCATCCAAGGTTTGATTTAATTAAAAATTATATTCAAATCGAAAGCAATCTTGAATCAACGGATATTGTCATCACTGCAGAAGGTTGTATTGACTATCAAACACCGAATGGAAAAGTGCCTGCTGAAGTTGCACGTATTGCTAAAAATCACAATAAACCTGTAATAGCTTTTGCAGGAACGATTGGTAAAGGCGCAAAAATAAATTATCAAAGTGGTATTGATGCATTTTCTAGTATTATACCTGAACCAGCTACTTTAGAAAATGCAATCAACGACGCAGATAAATGGCTAGAGGGCAGTGTAGAAAGTGCGATTCGTTATATTATGATTGGTATGAACCTTTTTAAAGCAAGGGAACAACAAAAGCAAAAACTGAAGGAAGTCGTTACAGATGCTAGCTAA
- a CDS encoding DUF2848 family protein, giving the protein MKFKLDYEEIDLTFDNAYCIGYSGRNVEKTKEHIAELKELGVPEPNSVPEIYHLDPLLFRQNKSISIIGDQSSGEAEIVIIFDNDKRYVTLGSDHTDRELETVSIHKSKQLCAKPIASTIWDFTEVEEHWDELELRSFVFVDGDWQLYQDDKVSSILPYKDLITSLNQDDANLKNAVVYCGTVPLVSGFKYPNAFKAELVNPSNNKYITLEYEVKKL; this is encoded by the coding sequence ATGAAATTTAAATTAGATTATGAAGAAATAGATTTAACTTTTGATAATGCTTATTGCATTGGATATTCAGGAAGAAATGTTGAAAAGACAAAGGAGCATATAGCTGAATTAAAAGAACTAGGCGTGCCTGAACCTAATTCAGTTCCTGAAATATATCATTTAGATCCGCTACTTTTTAGACAAAATAAGTCTATTTCAATTATTGGTGATCAATCTAGTGGAGAAGCTGAAATTGTTATTATCTTTGATAATGATAAGCGCTATGTGACGCTTGGTAGTGATCACACTGATCGTGAACTAGAAACTGTGAGTATTCATAAGTCTAAACAATTATGTGCAAAGCCAATCGCCAGCACTATATGGGATTTTACTGAGGTAGAAGAACACTGGGATGAATTAGAGCTAAGGTCATTCGTATTCGTAGATGGGGACTGGCAATTATATCAAGACGATAAAGTAAGCAGTATTTTACCTTATAAAGATTTAATAACTTCTTTAAATCAAGATGACGCAAATTTAAAAAATGCTGTTGTTTATTGTGGTACTGTGCCATTGGTTAGTGGATTTAAATATCCGAATGCTTTTAAAGCTGAGTTAGTAAATCCATCTAATAACAAATATATTACATTAGAATATGAGGTGAAAAAACTATGA
- a CDS encoding response regulator transcription factor: MEKILIVEDDEKIARVLQLELEFAEYDVTLAYTGKQGIQAFQDNSFDLILLDVMLPELNGLEVLRRIRTKDNSIKVIMLTARDALMDKVGGLDSGANDYVTKPFEIEELLARIRAHLKMLHADTEEDDDILVHRHISVDTKSREVYMDDTIVSTTPKEYEMLVYFLENKNQALEREQIIKHVWQFDYQGDTNVVDVYVRHLRKKLDKNKPSIIDSVRGYGYMIKD; this comes from the coding sequence ATGGAAAAGATTTTAATTGTGGAAGATGATGAAAAAATTGCACGTGTATTGCAATTAGAACTAGAGTTTGCAGAATACGATGTGACTTTAGCATATACAGGCAAGCAAGGAATACAAGCATTTCAAGATAATTCCTTTGATCTCATCTTGCTTGATGTTATGTTGCCAGAATTAAATGGTTTGGAAGTGTTAAGACGTATTAGAACGAAAGATAATTCAATAAAGGTCATCATGTTAACCGCTCGTGACGCATTAATGGATAAAGTCGGCGGCCTTGATTCTGGCGCAAATGATTATGTTACTAAGCCTTTCGAAATAGAAGAATTATTAGCTAGAATCCGTGCGCATTTAAAAATGCTACATGCTGACACAGAAGAAGATGATGACATTCTCGTACATAGACATATTTCTGTAGATACAAAGTCACGTGAAGTCTATATGGACGATACTATAGTGAGTACTACGCCAAAAGAATATGAAATGCTTGTTTATTTCCTGGAAAATAAAAATCAGGCTTTAGAGCGTGAGCAAATAATCAAACACGTATGGCAATTTGATTACCAAGGCGATACTAACGTAGTCGATGTGTATGTACGTCACTTACGTAAAAAGTTAGACAAAAACAAACCATCCATTATCGATAGTGTCCGTGGGTATGGTTATATGATTAAGGATTAA
- a CDS encoding carbon-nitrogen family hydrolase — MNVQLFQFNVALGDFEKNKNKIMQLFSEELLKTTSIVVLPEMWNNGYDLENLNEKADDNLKVTINFISNLAKEYKVSIVAGSVSNKKQDEVYNTLVVFNENGELIYNYDKIHLVPMLDEPKFMVGGHFLPQPFQLMDTDMGGIICYDLRFPESTRQLAVNGAKVIFVVAEWPDSRLYHWKHLNIARAIENAVYVIACNSSGSDGKTTYAGHSMIVDPRGNVIQEAGESESTIFTEIDVELVHEIRESIPVFKNRRIDLYS, encoded by the coding sequence ATCAACGTCCAATTATTTCAATTTAATGTTGCCTTAGGTGATTTCGAAAAAAATAAAAATAAAATCATGCAATTATTTAGTGAGGAGTTGTTAAAAACTACAAGTATTGTTGTTTTACCAGAAATGTGGAATAACGGTTACGATTTAGAAAATTTAAATGAAAAAGCTGACGATAATCTGAAAGTAACCATAAACTTTATTTCAAATTTAGCTAAAGAATATAAAGTGAGCATAGTTGCAGGGTCTGTTTCGAATAAAAAACAAGATGAAGTTTATAATACGTTAGTTGTTTTTAATGAGAATGGCGAACTCATTTACAATTACGATAAGATTCATTTGGTTCCAATGTTAGACGAGCCAAAGTTCATGGTTGGAGGACATTTTTTACCACAACCTTTTCAATTGATGGATACAGATATGGGGGGCATTATTTGTTACGATTTAAGATTTCCTGAGTCAACACGTCAATTAGCAGTAAATGGCGCTAAAGTGATTTTTGTCGTTGCAGAATGGCCAGATTCAAGGTTATATCATTGGAAGCACTTAAATATTGCTAGAGCAATTGAGAATGCGGTATATGTTATAGCTTGTAATTCATCTGGAAGTGATGGCAAAACGACATATGCAGGACATTCTATGATTGTTGATCCAAGGGGAAACGTTATTCAAGAAGCTGGAGAAAGTGAAAGTACAATTTTTACTGAAATAGATGTGGAGCTCGTTCATGAAATACGTGAAAGTATACCCGTATTTAAAAATAGAAGAATAGATTTATATTCTTAA
- a CDS encoding DUF6056 family protein yields MKSLNLDKMYLTLTALFLFYYFMAFFLPLTHDDWDWYSQYGVQMWQEKYANLNGRYLGNILETVAVRLDWFRWISYALISMAMIYIIVRFTHNTKQPLYYLIAFIFMVTIPSEIYKQTYGWFAGFYNYVPATLCVVYILWFIVTVLFERRGLTPVTNIVFYIICFIGQFFMENTTLFNSMILVLAIGLNLLLYRQINPKFIVGLLLSVAGTLIMFLNPNYRKIFFEGSSYQNISSETGLVDKIFHTITTTIPDWVFFNQIVILSMIIAVVLVMLYRSTVLHSLSKVKIGLTVTGLLILPIYYFFIYKKFELQNFHSITIANLLNTLICIIFLGGMIYAIHLVIGQKEVRYTLYLLLASTILVSAPLVIVSPLGPRNFYTVYVIYSIILLILLVQLNVMHALWRNIIVGIAIIFGVVYLSGFCYIHYQNETRIANLKQEVKEHPDKDFYTMEKLPFEHYLHHATPTSEKYQTLFNKYEGLPADTKVKYVPFGSEEKKSD; encoded by the coding sequence ATGAAATCACTAAATTTGGACAAGATGTATCTGACACTTACAGCACTATTTTTATTTTACTATTTTATGGCGTTCTTTTTACCATTAACCCATGATGATTGGGATTGGTATAGTCAGTATGGCGTACAAATGTGGCAGGAAAAATATGCGAATTTAAATGGGCGTTATTTGGGTAATATTTTAGAAACTGTAGCAGTTCGTTTGGATTGGTTTAGGTGGATATCTTACGCGTTGATTAGCATGGCTATGATATATATTATTGTTCGTTTTACTCATAATACGAAACAGCCACTATATTATTTAATAGCTTTCATATTTATGGTTACGATACCAAGTGAGATATACAAACAAACTTATGGATGGTTTGCAGGTTTTTATAATTATGTCCCAGCAACATTGTGTGTGGTGTACATTTTATGGTTTATTGTTACAGTTTTATTCGAACGAAGAGGGCTTACACCTGTAACTAATATTGTCTTTTATATTATTTGCTTTATTGGGCAATTTTTTATGGAAAATACCACACTCTTTAATAGTATGATTTTGGTGTTAGCCATAGGTTTGAATTTATTACTTTATCGACAAATTAATCCTAAATTTATAGTTGGTTTATTATTATCTGTGGCTGGTACATTGATTATGTTTTTAAACCCTAATTATCGTAAAATATTTTTTGAAGGCAGCAGTTACCAGAATATATCGAGTGAAACAGGATTAGTCGATAAAATATTCCACACGATAACTACGACAATTCCAGATTGGGTCTTTTTCAATCAAATTGTGATTTTATCTATGATTATTGCTGTGGTGCTAGTTATGCTATATCGCAGTACTGTGCTGCATAGCTTATCCAAGGTGAAAATAGGGCTGACTGTTACAGGATTATTGATATTGCCTATTTATTACTTTTTCATATATAAAAAATTCGAATTACAAAATTTCCATTCAATCACTATAGCAAATCTGCTTAATACTTTGATTTGTATTATATTTTTAGGTGGAATGATTTATGCAATACATTTAGTGATCGGGCAAAAGGAAGTACGTTATACATTATATTTACTCCTAGCCTCAACTATACTTGTAAGTGCACCTTTAGTCATTGTATCACCACTCGGTCCAAGGAATTTTTATACTGTATATGTAATCTATAGCATCATTTTATTGATTTTACTTGTTCAACTCAACGTCATGCATGCGTTGTGGCGTAATATAATTGTGGGAATTGCAATTATATTTGGTGTTGTTTATTTGAGTGGTTTTTGTTATATTCACTATCAAAATGAAACGCGAATCGCGAATTTGAAACAAGAAGTAAAAGAGCATCCAGATAAGGATTTCTATACGATGGAGAAACTGCCATTTGAACATTATTTACATCATGCAACGCCAACCAGCGAGAAATATCAAACACTATTCAATAAATATGAAGGTTTACCAGCAGATACAAAAGTTAAGTATGTGCCTTTTGGTAGCGAAGAAAAGAAGAGTGATTGA
- a CDS encoding PadR family transcriptional regulator: MESKLERRMFLGFIYIHILHHASEHPIYGSWMIEELQEHGYTMSAGTLYPLLHSMEDEGLLVSEKNVVAGKQRKNYTITSFGKEMLAKSQQKLKELVGEV, from the coding sequence GTGGAATCAAAATTAGAAAGACGTATGTTTTTAGGGTTTATTTATATTCACATCTTGCATCATGCAAGTGAACATCCTATCTATGGTAGTTGGATGATTGAGGAACTTCAAGAACACGGTTATACAATGAGCGCTGGTACGTTGTATCCCCTCTTACATAGTATGGAAGACGAAGGATTACTTGTTAGTGAGAAAAATGTGGTTGCAGGTAAACAACGCAAGAACTATACCATCACTTCATTTGGTAAAGAAATGTTAGCCAAAAGCCAACAAAAATTAAAAGAACTTGTTGGCGAAGTATAA
- a CDS encoding SLC13 family permease, translating into MLANVSFSHLWIWISFLCLSFYIFLVLDLSYLGKVSIMIFILALILFIFSNLPAGLAGMLCLIGAVLLGVPDSILFESLNQHIVWLMIGAFIISSVIEESGLLTRLVNWFSRKCHTEKRASLFILATIQLMTFFIPSTSSRAAAMLPIYQAIKTQFPKRATMYGLMIPILILTMTNTTLIGAGSHLIGIGILEGQTDKSISYIDFVLWGLPFGLLISLIAAVILMYSPIKQQPMKEVSDKEPVDIEVDVEQTPLSSKERKAIILIGITIVLWVTESLHGLDIAFVTILMAFCMLIPQLGLITWKKALSEVSWSLIFFVASATALGELLIKYGVVKYIQDQILSLLNGLPVMPAIVFVIILSIISAGSHLLITSHTTRAVVLVPTVLIFAKTFELNPMSVVFITLIGINYCLTLPVSSKALLIFYELDDRPFNTSQLLKLNMWLLPIYVVFMVLMYLFYWQFIGLKLK; encoded by the coding sequence ATGCTAGCTAATGTTTCATTTTCACATCTATGGATTTGGATATCTTTTCTTTGTTTAAGTTTTTATATCTTTTTGGTATTAGATTTAAGTTACTTAGGCAAAGTAAGTATAATGATTTTTATTTTAGCTCTTATATTATTTATATTTTCAAATTTACCTGCAGGATTAGCTGGGATGCTATGTTTGATCGGTGCAGTGTTGCTGGGTGTTCCAGATTCAATATTATTTGAATCATTAAATCAACATATCGTTTGGTTAATGATTGGCGCATTTATCATCAGTAGTGTCATAGAAGAAAGTGGTTTATTAACAAGGCTCGTCAATTGGTTTAGCCGAAAATGCCATACTGAAAAGCGTGCAAGTTTATTCATTTTGGCAACGATTCAACTCATGACTTTCTTTATACCTTCAACTTCAAGTCGTGCAGCAGCAATGTTACCTATTTATCAAGCGATAAAAACACAGTTTCCAAAGCGTGCCACGATGTATGGTTTAATGATACCTATACTTATTTTAACTATGACGAATACGACCTTAATTGGTGCGGGAAGTCATTTAATAGGTATAGGTATTTTAGAAGGTCAAACAGATAAATCGATTTCTTATATTGATTTCGTGTTATGGGGCTTACCCTTTGGTTTACTAATTAGTTTGATTGCTGCTGTCATATTAATGTACAGTCCTATTAAACAACAACCTATGAAGGAAGTTTCAGATAAAGAACCTGTCGATATTGAAGTTGACGTTGAACAAACACCACTTTCGTCAAAGGAACGTAAAGCAATTATTTTAATTGGCATAACTATTGTACTGTGGGTTACTGAAAGTTTACATGGACTTGATATTGCTTTTGTAACAATTTTAATGGCTTTTTGCATGTTGATTCCTCAATTAGGACTCATAACTTGGAAAAAAGCTTTATCAGAAGTGTCATGGAGTTTAATATTTTTCGTAGCTAGTGCAACTGCGCTTGGAGAATTACTAATTAAATACGGTGTCGTTAAGTACATACAAGACCAAATTTTATCATTACTTAACGGATTACCAGTAATGCCTGCAATTGTATTTGTGATTATACTAAGCATCATTAGTGCAGGTTCACATTTACTCATTACAAGCCATACAACAAGAGCTGTGGTACTTGTTCCAACGGTACTTATTTTCGCAAAAACCTTTGAATTAAATCCTATGTCAGTTGTATTTATAACATTAATTGGCATAAACTATTGCTTAACATTACCAGTAAGTTCAAAAGCATTATTAATATTTTATGAGTTAGATGATCGACCATTTAATACTTCACAACTTTTAAAATTAAATATGTGGTTACTCCCTATTTATGTAGTATTTATGGTCTTAATGTATTTATTTTATTGGCAATTTATAGGTTTAAAACTAAAGTAG
- a CDS encoding PepSY domain-containing protein, with amino-acid sequence MKLLVKLILIMTCIGLSVALCVIIFLKANQQLMAETDAKAMVKKRYNGDIESIKLTDNKNEFLVKLKSSEGIYHIKVDREKKTISNIKQTKDLKPKKPEPKKEQKEEDKKISEASAKDIAKEHVGGTFKSITLKEDKGIKYYLVTQDISSQKGANIIINHVTGKVSSVAWFNKNNDAASTETQPTQPPPTNQKQRIYSDDDDGDDDSDDDGDDYDDYEDGDD; translated from the coding sequence ATGAAACTGCTCGTTAAATTAATTTTAATAATGACATGTATTGGATTATCTGTCGCCCTATGTGTAATTATATTTTTAAAAGCGAATCAGCAACTTATGGCAGAGACAGATGCAAAAGCAATGGTCAAGAAACGTTACAATGGTGATATTGAATCTATCAAGCTCACTGATAATAAAAATGAATTTTTAGTAAAATTAAAATCAAGTGAAGGTATATATCACATTAAAGTAGATAGAGAAAAGAAAACAATTTCTAATATAAAACAAACAAAGGATTTAAAACCAAAGAAACCTGAACCCAAAAAGGAACAGAAAGAGGAAGATAAAAAAATCAGTGAAGCATCAGCCAAAGATATAGCAAAAGAACATGTCGGCGGTACCTTTAAATCTATTACTTTAAAAGAAGATAAAGGTATTAAATACTATTTGGTGACTCAAGATATAAGTAGTCAAAAAGGTGCTAATATCATTATCAATCATGTTACAGGTAAAGTATCCTCAGTGGCTTGGTTCAATAAAAATAATGATGCAGCATCAACTGAAACCCAACCTACACAACCACCGCCTACAAATCAAAAACAACGTATTTATTCAGATGATGATGACGGTGACGATGACAGTGATGACGACGGCGACGATTATGATGATTATGAAGATGGCGATGATTAA